From the genome of Leptodactylus fuscus isolate aLepFus1 chromosome 1, aLepFus1.hap2, whole genome shotgun sequence, one region includes:
- the ARRDC2 gene encoding arrestin domain-containing protein 2 isoform X1, protein MIFDKVKKFLVVLDCSEEDGPPVFSSGDTVSGKVLLELVSDAKVESVKLHAEGYAKVHWTESRSAGSSTAYTQNYSDEVEYLNLRETLLQTDNGTLNVLPAGRHEFPFTFQLPENLVTSFEGKHGCVRYWVKAKLHRPWSTVKKTKQEFTVIEPIDINTPDLLAPQAGTKEKIAHAWYCNLGQVSVTAKIDRKGYTPGEVIPIFAEIDNCTSRTVMPKAAIIQSQTFIARGTLKQKKSVVATLAGDAVPAGKRETWHGRALKIPPLGPSIIQCRIIRVEYALKVCVEIPGSSKLLMELPLVIGTIPLHPFGSRTSSVGSQYSVNLDWRYMTVPEQPEPPPEYSSIVSEEEVQNRLAPPRHASMGCILEGPFYAYIQEFRNRPPPLYSEVDPNPPTPDIRPRCMTC, encoded by the exons ATGATCTTTGACAAAGTGAAGAAGTTTCTCGTAGTCCTGGACTGTTCCGAAGAAGACGGTCCTCCGGTGTTCAGCAGCGGGGACACGGTGTCCGGGAAGGTGCTCTTGGAGCTTGTGAGTGACGCCAAGGTGGAGTCGGTAAAGCTGCACGCGGAGGGCTATGCTAAGGTGCACTGGACCGAGTCCCGCAGCGCCGGCTCCAGCACGGCTTACACCCAGAACTACAGCGACGAGGTGGAGTACCTGAACCTGAGGGAGACCTTACTGCAGACAG ACAACGGCACACTGAACGTTCTACCAGCAGGAAGACACGAGTTTCCCTTCACGTTTCAGCTGCCTGA GAACTTGGTGACCTCCTTTGAAGGTAAACATGGATGTGTTCGTTACTGGGTGAAGGCAAAACTGCACCGTCCATGGTCAACAGTCAAGAAAACAAAGCAAGAATTTACTGTTATTGAACCTATTGATATCAACACCCCAGACCTGCTG GCTCCTCAGGCTGGTACTAAGGAGAAGATTGCCCATGCCTGGTACTGCAACCTGGGACAAGTTTCAGTCACTGCCAAGATTGACCGAAAGGGATATACTCCAG gtgAGGTAATCCCAATTTTTGCAGAGATCGATAATTGTACCAGTCGAACAGTTATGCCTAAAGCAGCCATAATTCAGTCTCAAACTTTTATTGCACGTGGTacactaaaacaaaaaaaatctgtagtagCTACCTTGGCTGGGGATGCTGTACCTGCTGGAAAGCGAGAGACTTGGCACGGGCGAGCTCTAAAAATCCCTCCACTTGGACCATCAATTATACAGTGCAGAATTATTAGAGtggaatatgccttgaag GTGTGTGTAGAAATCCCTGGTTCCTCCAAATTACTCATGGAACTGCCATTAGTGATTGGCACTATTCCACTCCATCCTTTTGGAAGCAGAACTTCCAGCGTTGGTAGTCAGTACAGTGTTAATCTGGACTGGCGATACATGACTGTTCCAGAGCAACCAGAGC CTCCTCCTGAATACTCGTCCATTGTCTCAGAAGAAGAGGTTCAAAACCGCCTAGCTCCTCCACGTCATGCTAGTATGGGCTGTATTCTAGAAGGGCCATTTTATGCTTATATTCAGGAGTTCCGAAACAGACCTCCTCCTCTTTACTCAGAG GTTGATCCTAATCCACCCACTCCAGATATACGTCCTCGTTGCATGACATGTTGA